Proteins co-encoded in one Arachis stenosperma cultivar V10309 chromosome 7, arast.V10309.gnm1.PFL2, whole genome shotgun sequence genomic window:
- the LOC130940355 gene encoding uncharacterized protein LOC130940355, with product MAEDRKPDAQFFELLSNLLQEVETLTNQEEVELRSKIEALGLEVTKVPSNSTKQLNELEIARELDKLSAKLDDVDEMISSTMAEDPQVRSLLSDTADLWMPVITASSEERRNFAASSGEDNKDQTQVENSK from the exons ATGGCCGAGGATCGGAAACCAGATGCACAGTTCTTCGAGCTTCTATCCAATCTTCTCCAAGAG GTGGAGACTCTGACAAACCAAGAAGAAGTTGAATTGCGTTCCAAGATTGAAGCCCTTGGATTAGAGGTTACAAAAGTTCCTTCAAATTCAACCAAGCAGCTTAATGAG TTGGAAATAGCTAGGGAGTTGGATAAATTATCAGCAAAATTGGATGATGTTGATGAGATGATATCATCAACCATGGCTGAAGATCCACAAGTGAGGTCTCTCTTGAGTGATACAGCTGATTTGTGGATGCCAGTTATCACTGCCAGTTCCGAGGAAAGGCGTAATTTTGCAGCTTCATCTGGAGAAGATAACAAAGACCAAACGCAAGTGGAAAACTCTAAATAG